From the genome of Malus domestica chromosome 04, GDT2T_hap1, one region includes:
- the LOC103432751 gene encoding flowering time control protein FPA, with protein sequence MAPAAKPNKQGTDDSETPSNNLWVGNLASDVTDADLMDLFAQFGALDSVTSYSSRSYAFVFFKRVEDAAAAKEALQGALLRGNPVKIEFARPAKPCKNLWVGGISPSVSKEELEEEFCKFGKMEDFKFLRDRNTAFVEYFKLEDASQAMRNMNGKRLGGDQIRVDYLRSQYSRREQPDYRDGQFLARNMGPADSHKRQQYSQSSGGRKGDSQPSNVLWVGYPPSVQIDEQMLHNAMILFGEIERIKSFPSRHYSFVEFRSVDEARRAKEGLQGRLFNDPRITIMFSSSGLAPGKEYPGPYPGGQGPRSDMLFNEHPFQSLPMDMFGHNRPMMSNNYPGALPQNGILGPNAPMRPLGPQGRFDPLLSGPELNDLASLHNYQDGNSKNLMGPNWRQLSPPTPRAVSSPVPGIRPPTRPASSAWDVLDANQFQKDAKRSRIDSPLSMDDPPYQFRNVDDHGLGFDSSYGLGPVIDGGASGPSMNVQGKNRLSPAGVRVSVGGPPENDFIWRGTIAKGGTPVCHARCVPIGKGIRNELPEVVNCSARTGLDMLTKHYAEAIGFDIVFFLPDSEDDFASYTEFLRYLGAKNRAGVAKFDDGMTLFLVPPSDFLKNVLKVAGPERLYGVVLKFPPVPSTASMHEQMQPMPPSQFIDRQQIPSSQVEYSVIPPKEDHILHMDYNRVLYEDSKLSAKPLFPPTSESSRGQLQDYASSNSTAVSQAGVALTPELIATLATLLPGNAQPSGPEGARVPVSSAARHSFPAFAPSEVSSPGWKQDQQISDHTGHALQQLGNQFNPHEQNHSQYQPYPSVPNSSNHSTPLAPGINQIPDSSTSQPSQSANSSRPLNNFTIPSQGGQTFGPSHLNQHYLAEAPLGTQKGFSAHGTDTSVLYNPPVSQQHNNSMAFSGQTYGANSQSQTFLPVAAEKVNPEYPNQMQQLQPSLGAGAGPSAPDGEADKNHRYQSTLQFAANLLLQLQQQQQQQQQMGSQAGRGSGSQQ encoded by the exons ATGGCGCCTGCGGCCAAACCGAACAAGCAAGGCACAGACGATTCCGAGACGCCGTCGAACAATCTCTGGGTTGGAAATTTAGCGAGCGACGTCACCGACGCCGATCTCATGGACCTGTTTGCCCAATTCGGTGCTTTGGATAGCGTCACCTCCTACTCGTCACGGAGCTACGCCTTCGTGTTCTTCAAGCGCGTGGAGGACGCTGCGGCGGCCAAGGAGGCATTGCAAGGTGCCCTTCTGCGCGGAAACCCTGTTAAGATTGAGTTTGCCCGACCG GCAAAACCTTGCAAGAATCTATGGGTAGGTGGAATTAGCCCATCTGTCTCAAAGGAAGAATTAGAAGAAGAGTTTTGTAAGTTTGGAAAAATGGAGGACTTCAAGTTCCTTAGAGACCGTAATACTGCATTCgttgaatattttaaattggAGGATGCTTCCCAAGCAATGAGAAACATGAACGGGAAGAGATTGGGTGGTGACCAGATACGCGTTGATTATCTTCGATCACAATACTCGAGAAGG GAACAGCCTGACTACAGAGATGGACAGTTTCTGGCCAGAAACATGGGGCCTGCTGATTCACATAAAAGACAACAG TATTCTCAATCTTCCGGGGGACGAAAAGGTGACAGTCAACCCAGTAATGTTCTGTGGGTGGGCTATCCTCCTTCTGTGCAGATTGATGAACAAATGCTCCACAATGCCATGATTTTGTTTGGTGAGATTGAGAGAATTAAAAGTTTTCCTTCAAGACACTACTCCTTTGTCGAATTCAGGAGTGTGGATGAAGCTCGGCGGGCCAAGGAGGGCTTGCAAGGCAGGCTTTTCAATGATCCTCGGATTACAATTATGTTCTCAAGCAGTGGGCTGGCACCTGGGAAAGAATACCCTGGCCCTTATCCTGGAGGCCAAGGACCTAGGTCAGATATGTTATTCAATGAACATCCTTTTCAGTCTTTACCAATGGACATGTTTGGTCATAACCGTCCAATGATGTCTAATAATTATCCTGGAGCTCTACCACAAAATGGCATTCTTGGACCAAATGCTCCAATGAGGCCTTTAGGTCCTCAAGGTAGGTTTGACCCTCTGCTTTCAGGTCCAGAACTTAATGATTTGGCATCGCTTCATAATTATCAAGACGGAAATTCCAAGAACCTGATGGGTCCCAACTGGAGGCAGCTGTCTCCTCCCACACCTAGGGCCGTGTCTTCTCCTGTGCCTGGTATTAGGCCACCCACGAGACCTGCATCTAGTGCATGGGATGTGTTAGATGCTAACCAATTTCAAAAGGATGCTAAACGATCAAGAATAGATAGTCCTTTGTCCATGGACGACCCTCCATATCAGTTTAGAAACGTTGATGACCATGGATTAGGGTTCGACTCGTCTTACGGACTTGGTCCGGTAATTGATGGAGGTGCTTCCGGACCATCTATGAATGTCCAAGGGAAGAATCGCCTTAGTCCAGCTGGTGTAAGGGTCTCAGTTGGAGGGCCTCCTGAAAATGATTTTATATGGCGTGGAACTATTGCCAAGGGTGGAACACCTGTTTGCCATGCTCGCTGTGTCCCTATAGGAAAAGGAATACGAAATGAGCT tCCTGAAGTTGTTAATTGTTCGGCTAGAACTGGACTGGATATGCTCACAAAACACTATGCTGAGGCCATTGGATTTGATATCGTTTTCTTCTTGCCAGATAGTGAAGATGATTTTGCTTCCTACACTGAATTCCTACGTTATCTAGGTGCAAAAAACCGTGCTGGTGTTGCAAAGTTTGATGATGGGATGACCTTATTTTTGGTGCCTCCTTCAGATTTCTTGAAGAATGTTTTAAAAGTTGCAGGCCCTGAACGTCTGTATGGTGTGGTTCTCAAGTTTCCACCAGTTCCTAGTACTGCTTCTATGCACGAACAGATGCAGCCCATGCCACCTTCACAGTTTATAGATAGACAGCAGATTCCTTCTTCACAAGTTGAGTATAGTGTAATCCCACCGAAGGAGGATCATATTTTGCATATGGATTATAACAGGGTTTTGTATGAGGACTCAAAGCTTTCTGCAAAACCACTGTTTCCACCTACTAGCGAGTCCTCTAGAGGGCAACTGCAAGACTATGCTTCTAGTAATAGTACTGCAGTATCACAAGCTGGAGTTGCTTTAACTCCTGAACTTATTGCCACTCTGGCAACTTTACTGCCTGGAAATGCACAGCCGTCTGGTCCAGAAGGTGCTAGGGTACCAGTATCCTCAGCAGCTAGGCATTCATTTCCTGCTTTTGCACCTAGTGAAGTATCTTCTCCTGGATGGAAACAAGATCAACAAATTTCTGATCATACCGGTCATGCATTACAACAATTAGGTAATCAGTTTAATCCACACGAACAGAATCATTCGCAGTACCAACCTTATCCATCTGTTCCAAACTCATCCAACCACTCTACCCCACTAGCCCCTGGTATCAACCAAATCCCAGACTCTTCTACCAGTCAGCCCTCGCAGTCTGCAAATTCATCTAGGCCTTTGAATAATTTTACTATCCCTTCTCAAGGCGGACAAACTTTTGGACCCTCTCATCTCAACCAGCACTATCTGGCCGAAGCTCCTCTTGGTACTCAGAAAGGCTTTTCAGCACATGGAACAGATACTTCTGTGTTGTACAATCCACCTGTTTCTCAGCAACACAATAATTCTATGGCCTTTTCTGGTCAGACTTATGGTGCTAATTCGCAGTCTCAGACCTTTCTGCCAGTAGCGGCTGAAAAGGTGAACCCAGAATACCCAAATCAAATGCAGCAGCTTCAGCCTTCACTTGGGGCTGGGGCTGGTCCGAGCGCCCCAGATGGTGAGGCAGACAAAAATCATCGGTATCAGTCGACGCTCCAATTTGCGGCTAACCTCCTCCTTCAATTACAGCAgcaacaacagcagcagcagcaaatgGGTAGTCAAGCGGGGCGAGGGTCTGGAAGTCAACAATGA
- the LOC103419184 gene encoding 3beta-hydroxysteroid-dehydrogenase/decarboxylase codes for MAMDDRLAELNPKPRTCVVLGGRGFLGRSLVVRLLNIGKWIVRVADSTQSLQLDPSERDSLLSQALSSGRASLHGVDVRDTSQIIAAIEGSSVVFYLDGDDLPTHDFCQCYMIVVQGAKNVISACRDCKVRRLIYNSSADVVFDGSKDILNGDESLAYPWKFDDMLSDLKAQAESLILHSNDIDGLLTCVLRPSNVFGPGDTHLVPFFVNLAKSGWGKFIIGSGENMSDFTYVENVTHAHICAEEALEFRMVSAAGKAFFITNLEPANFWVFVLLILECLGCQRPLLKVPAKMAWYILLFIKRVSENYGRIKYNDLMSAHYIQLASRSRTFNCTAAQNQIGYSPVVSLEEGVKLTVESFSNIARNSSIPTFRNFNEESKVEKLLGSGEVADILLWRDEKKTFTYFLALSMLYYWFFLSGRTFASSLSKLLLLVSFGLYGYGILPPKMLGFTFKTLSLSCFEIPEMVVKEKIAMIAYLWNRGVCYLRLLAQGDGWYIFFKFAASFFFLKLILSHASTVSLGVALVLAFTLFFVCEQYESEIDGLAKLLFNRFMSVSGSLRTNVPASVQQYLQKRGILHHDKGAATVKHQK; via the exons ATGGCGATGGACGATCGGCTGGCGGAGCTCAACCCAAAGCCCAGAACCTGCGTCGTCTTAGGCGGCCGAGGCTTCCTCGGGCGATCGCTCGTCGTCCGGCTCTTGAATATCGGAAAGTGGATCGTTCGCGTTGCCGATTCGACTCAGTCCCTCCAGCTCGATCCCTCCGAGCGCGACTCCCTCCTCTCGCAAGCTCTCTCCTCCGGCCGCGCTTCCTTACACGGCGTCGATGTCCGCGACACGTCTCAAATCATCGCtg CCATTGAAGGTTCATCTGTAGTGTTCTATTTGGATGGGGATGATTTACCCACACATGATTTCTGCCAGTGCTATATGATTGTTGTTCAAG GTGCAAAAAATGTTATCAGTGCTTGTCGAGACTGCAAAGTTAGGCGGTTAATATACAATAGTTCTGCTGATGTAGTTTTTGATGGATCGAAAGATATATTAAATGGAGATGAATCTTTGGCATACCCTTGGAAA TTTGATGATATGTTGAGTGACCTCAAGGCTCAAGCAGAATCACTTATCCTGCATTCTAATGACATTGATGGTCTTTTAACATGTGTGCTTCGTCCTAGCAATGTATTTGGACCTGGAGACACACATCTTGTGCCATTTTTTGTGAACTTGGCAAAATCTGGCTGGGGAAAG TTTATTATAGGGAGTGGTGAAAACATGTCAGATTTCACATACGTTGAGAATGTTACTCATGCTCATATCTGTGCAGAAGAAGCTTTAGAATTTCGGATGGTCTCTGCTGCTGGAAAG GCCTTTTTCATCACAAATCTCGAGCCTGCAAATTTTTGGGTATTTGTATTACTAATCTTGGAATGCCTGGGATGTCAAAG ACCGTTACTGAAAGTTCCTGCTAAGATGGCTTGGTATATTCTTTTGTTCATCAAACGGGTATCCGAAAATTATGGAAGGATAAAATACAACGATTTGATGTCAGCGCATTACATTCAATTAGCTTCACGTAGTAGAACGTTCAACTGCACTGCGGCTCAAAACCAGATTGGGTATTCACCAGTTGTCTCGCTGGAA GAAGGTGTGAAATTAACCGTCGAGTCATTCTCTAATATAGCCAGGAACTCATCTATCCCAACTTTCAGAAACTTTAATGAGGAATCAAAAGTGGAGAAGCTGCTAGGCAGTGGAGAAG TTGCAGACATTCTGCTGTGGCGTGATGAGAAGAAGACTTTTACATATTTCCTTGCTTTGAGTATGTTGTATTACTGGTTTTTCCTTTCCGGAAGAACTTTTGCCTCGTCTTTGTCCAAGCTTCTGCTGTTAGTTTCATTTGGCCTCTATGGATATGGGATTCTACCACCCAAGAT GTTGGGTTTTACCTTTAAGACACTATCTTTATCTTGTTTTGAGATCCCTGAAATGGTAGTGAAAGAGAAGATTGCAATGATAGCATATCTGTGGAACAGAGGGGTTTGTTATTTGAGACTACTGGCCCAGGGAGATGGGTGGTATATTTTCTTCAAG TTTGCAgcttccttctttttcctcaagtTGATTTTGTCTCATGCCTCGACTGTGTCGTTAGGTGTAG CGCTGGTGTTGGCTTTCACGCTATTTTTTGTTTGTGAACAATATGAATCGGAAATAGATGGATTGGCAAAGCTACTGTTCAACAGGTTCATGTCAGTTTCTGGGTCGTTGAGAACAAATGTACCCGCTTCTGTGCAACAATATCTTCAAAAACGTGGAATCTTGCATCACGACAAAGGAGCAGCAACAGTAAAGCATCAGAAATAG
- the LOC103432752 gene encoding hydroxyacylglutathione hydrolase 2, mitochondrial yields MQMVSKASCAMASLPCTRGRNGFCIWPGMRQLCLGKGLLYGFMHLLSTPLKTLRGGASRSLKVAKFCSVVNMSPSLHIELVPCLRDNYAYLLHDEDTGTVGVVDPSEAVPVIDALSRKNRNLTYILNTHHHHDHTGGNAELKARYGAKVIGSGIDRDRIPGIDIALNDGDKWMFAGHEVQVMETPGHTRGHIGFYFPQSGAIFTGDTLFSLSCGKLFEGTPEQMHSSLTKITSLPDDTDIYCGHEYTLSNSKFALSIEPENEALQSYAAHVIHLRNKGMPTVPTRLKLEKECNPFLRTSSREIRQSLNIPDTANDAEALGVIRQAKDAF; encoded by the exons atgCAGATGGTATCCAAGGCCTCTTGCGCCATGGCCTCCCTCCCTTGCACTAGG GGGAGGAATGGGTTCTGCATATGGCCGGGCATGAGACAGCTTTGCCTTGGAAAGGGCCTTCTGTATGGATTCATGCACCTATTGTCTACACCGTTAAAAACTCTGCGTGGAGGAGCTAGTCGATCGCTTAAAGTTGCTAAATTTTGCAGTGTTGTTAATATGTCCCCCTCGTTACATATTGAATTG GTACCATGTCTTAGAGATAACTATGCATATCTTTTACATGATGAGGATACTGGAACAGTTGGTGTTGTTGATCCTTCTGAAGCTGTACCTGTTATAGATGCTTTGAGTCGGAAAAACAGAAATCTGACATACATACTGAACACACACCATCATCACGATCACACTGGTGGTAATGCCGAGTTAAAAGCAAGGTACGGTGCAAAG GTGATTGGTTCAGGAATAGACAGGGATAGAATTCCTGGCATTGATATTGCGTTGAATGATGGAGACAAGTGGATGTTTGCAGGGCACGAGGTGCAGGTTATGGAGACTCCTGGTCATACTAGAG GTCACATTGGCTTCTACTTTCCTCAATCGGGGGCAATTTTTACAGGCGATACTCTCTTCAGCTTATCATGTGGAAAGTTGTTTGAAGGAACACCTGAGCAG ATGCATTCTTCCCTTACAAAGATCACGTCTTTGCCAGATGACACAGATATATACTGTGGTCATGAATATACCTTG aGTAACTCAAAGTTTGCCTTGTCTATAGAACCTGAGAATGAGGCACTTCAGTCCTATGCAGCTCATGTCATCCATCTTCGCAACAAGGGCATGCCTACG GTTCCAACCAGATTAAAACTGGAAAAGGAATGCAATCCTTTTCTTCGCACATCAAGTCGAGAGATTCGACAGTCGTTGAATATTCCAGACACGGCGAATGATGCGGAAGCCTTGGGTGTCATACGCCAAGCAAAGGATGCGTTTTGA
- the LOC103432753 gene encoding calreticulin-3, translating into MVSSRKMREPKMKLLLRALQLLLPLLILHFRSATSEIFFEERFEDGWKSRWVLSDWKRAEGKAGTFKYTAGKWPGDPDDKGIQTYNDAKHFAISAKVPEFSNKNRTLVVQYSIKFEQDIECGGGYIKLLSSYVNQKKFGGDTPYSFMFGPDLCGTQTKKLHVILSYQGQNYPIKKDLQCETDKLTHFYTFILRPDATYSVLVDNRERDSGSMYTDWDILPPKKIKDVNAKKPADWDDREYINDPNEVKPEGYDSIPSEIPDPKAKEPEDWDEEENGIWRRSKIPNPAYKGPWKRKKIKNPNYKGKWKTPWIDNPEFEDDPDLYVLKPIKYVGIEVWQVKAGSVFDNILICDDPQYAKEVVEEVFSNRDVEKEAFEEAEKQRKAREEEEAKRAREEGEKRKRERDREYGRDRRRRRRHDPHDYLDDYHDEL; encoded by the exons ATGGTTTCCAGCAGAAAAATGAGAGAGCCAAAGATGAAGCTTCTTCTTCGAGCTCTGCAGCTTCTGCTTCCACTTCTAATCCTCCACTTCCGTTCCGCCACCTCTGAAATCTTCTTCGAAGAGCGATTCGAAG ATGGGTGGAAAAGCCGCTGGGTCTTATCAGACTGGAAAAGGGCAGAAGGAAAAGCAGGAACGTTCAAGTACACTGCAGGGAAATGGCCGGGGGATCCTGATGATAAAG GCATTCAAACATATAATGATGCCAAGCATTTTGCCATATCTGCTAAAGTACCTGAGTTCAGCAACAAAAATAGAACTCTAGTTGTCCAGTATTCGATTAAATTTGAGCAAGACATAGAATGTGGTGGTGGTTACATCAAGCTTCTCTCTAGCTATGTCAATCAGAAGAAGTTCGGTGGTGATACCCCGTACAG TTTCATGTTTGGACCAGATTTATGTGGCACACAGACAAAAAAACTCCATGTTATACTTTCCTACCAGGGGCAGAATTATCCCATAAAAAAGGATCTCCAATGTGAAACAGACAAGTTAACTCATTTCTATACATTTATTCTTAGGCCTGATGCAACTTACAGCGTCCTTGTTGATAATCGAGAGAGAGATTCTGGAAGCATGTATACAGATTGGGATATCCTTcctccaaaaaaaataaaggatgtGAACGCAAAAAAG CCAGCCGACTGGGATGACAGAGAGTATATTAATGACCCTAATGAAGTCAAACCGGAG GGCTATGATTCAATTCCATCTGAAATTCCTGATCCAAAAGCCAAAGAG CCTGAAGACTGGGATGAGGAAGAGAATGGAATTTGGAGGCGATCAAAGATCCCAAATCCAGCATACAAAGGACCATGGAAGCGCAAG AAAATCAAGAACCCCAACTATAAGGGAAAGTGGAAGACTCCATGGATTGATAACCCGG AGTTTGAGGACGATCCTGACCTGTATGTGCTGAAGCCAATTAAATATGTGGGCATTGAAGTTTGGCAG GTGAAGGCTGGTTCAGTTTTCGACAACATTTTAATTTGTGATGATCCACAGTATGCCAAAGAAGTTGTAGAAGAGGTTTTTTCCAATAGAGAC GTTGAGAAAGAAGCTTTTGAGGAAGCAGAGAAGCAGAGGAAAGCTCGAGAAGAAGAG GAGGCTAAAAGAGCGAGAGAGGAAGGTGAAaaaaggaagagggagagggatcGCGAATATGGCAGGGATAGGAGGCGCCGTAGAAGG CATGATCCCCATGATTATCTGGATGATTACCAT GATGAACTGTGA